A portion of the Punica granatum isolate Tunisia-2019 chromosome 7, ASM765513v2, whole genome shotgun sequence genome contains these proteins:
- the LOC116213275 gene encoding dihydroceramide fatty acyl 2-hydroxylase FAH1-like has protein sequence MAAQGFQVDLSKPLVCQVGHLREDYEEWVHQPIVSKEGPRFFESDILEFFTKTRWWVVPIVWVPVVCWFVSLSAGMGHSSPQLILLVSTGVAVWTLSEYTLHRFLFHVKTKNYWTNTMHYLLHGCHHKHPMDGLRLVFPPAATAILAVPVWSLIRVLSTPSTAPAIFAGCLLGYIMYDLTHYYLHHGQPSSQMTKKLKKYHLNHHYRMQNLGFGITSPLWDRVFGTFPPPITTEKRR, from the exons ATGGCCGCCCAAGGCTTCCAAGTCGACCTGAGTAAACCCCTAGTATGCCAGGTTGGGCATCTCCGCGAAGATTATGAGGAGTGGGTTCACCAGCCTATTGTGAGCAAAGAAGGGCCTCGGTTTTTCGAAAGTGACATTTTGGAG TTCTTCACCAAGACGAGATGGTGGGTGGTCCCCATCGTTTGGGTTCCAGTGGTGTGCTGGTTCGTCTCATTATCTGCCGGCATGGGACACTCCTCTCCTCAGCTCATACTATTGGTTTCGACCGGGGTTGCTGTGTGGACGCTGTCGGAATACACATTGCACCGGTTCCTCTTCCACGTCAAGACCAAGAACTACTG GACAAATACCATGCATTATCTTCTTCATGGCTGCCACCACAAGCATCCCATGGATGGCCTGCGGCTCGTGTTCCCCCCCGCAGCAACTGCTATTCTTGCTGTTCCG GTGTGGAGCCTCATTAGGGTGTTGTCCACTCCATCAACTGCTCCTGCAATATTTGCTGGATGTCTATTGGGCTACATAATGTATGACCTTACGCATTACTACCTTCACCACGGCCAACCATCAAGCCAAATGACCAAAAAACTAAAG AAATACCACTTGAATCACCATTACCGAATGCAGAACTTGGGTTTTGGGATCACTTCGCCACTGTGGGATAGGGTGTTTGGGACATTTCCTCCACCTATCACGACTGAGAAACGCCGATAA